A single region of the Silene latifolia isolate original U9 population chromosome 8, ASM4854445v1, whole genome shotgun sequence genome encodes:
- the LOC141594498 gene encoding putative F-box protein At3g52320: MSNAIILHFPEEIQIEILSRLPPKSLARFNCVSKHWNDTLTIQAFFVSHSRSFDKHSKLAFVGQRHNISGYNFIVSFELNDDNYINPNTVHHHFADAEQTIVLSSEKIIRGEKIYFGEFLPSTINPSMSNICNDLICLFDPSSTSVVLLNLKTRDFIHLPAITNPMYDFRLWCALGFDPVNKVFKVLSIIYRVDSCEGCATKAAILTVGSKYWKTIEYECLPSSLTKKKPELNTTNNSLYLDGVIYWAHDVRTRRGKCVLTFVEFYLNREAFRDYEIVVTIDGDTTFGYYLTSLKGRPTLFLLNRERNEIQQLTLFKNKNLNAAWSRRILASDDFPSLLYLCFYGKFRAGSSILLDPVISMSINGDFVKPREQDLYFFYNPENLAVE; the protein is encoded by the coding sequence ATGAGCAATGCAATAATTTTACACTTTCCTGAAGAAATTCAGATTGAAATCTTGTCAAGGTTACCACCAAAATCATTGGCAAGATTCAATTGTGTTTCGAAACATTGGAATGATACTTTAACCATCCAAGCATTCTTTGTTAGCCACTCTCGTTCATTCGATAAACACTCAAAACTTGCTTTTGTCGGACAACGCCATAatatttcgggatataatttcaTTGTCTCATTCGAGCTCAACGATGATAATTATATAAACCCAAACACGGTACATCATCATTTTGCGGATGCTGAGCAAACGATTGTGCTAAGTAGTGAGAAGATAATAAGAGGGGAGAAGATATATTTCGGAGAATTTTTACCGAGTACTATTAATCCTTCCATGTCGAATATATGCAATGACCTAATTTGTCTCTTTGATCCATCTTCAACGAGTGTTGTTCTCTTAAATTTAAAAACCCGGGATTTTATCCATCTTCCTGCAATAACGAACCCAATGTATGATTTCAGATTATGGTGTGCATTAGGGTTCGATCCTGTAAATAAGGTATTTAAAGTTCTGAGTATTATTTACAGAGTCGATTCGTGCGAAGGATGTGCTACCAAAGCCGCGATATTAACTGTTGGATCGAAATATTGGAAAACAATTGAGTATGAATGTTTACCTAGTTCACTGACTAAGAAAAAGCCTGAATTGAATACCACCAATAATAGCCTTTATCTCGACGGAGTAATATATTGGGCACATGATGTGAGAACTCGTCGTGGTAAATGTGTGTTAACCTTTGTTGAATTTTATTTGAATCGTGAGGCGTTCAGAGATTATGAGATTGTCGTGACAATCGACGGGGATACGACATTTGGATACTATTTGACATCCTTGAAAGGCCGCCCAACTCTTTTCCTATTGAATAGGGAAAGAAATGAAATACAACAGTTGACGttgtttaaaaataaaaatctGAATGCGGCTTGGAGCCGGAGGATTCTTGCTTCAGATGATTTTCCCAGCCTTTTATATCTTTGCTTTTATGGGAAATTTCGTGCAGGATCTAGCATCCTGCTAGATCCTGTGATATCGATGTCAATCAAtggtgattttgtgaaacctcGAGAACAGGATTTGTATTTCTTCTATAATCCCGAGAATTTAGCAGTCGAGTAA